From Acidimicrobiales bacterium, one genomic window encodes:
- a CDS encoding ATP-binding protein, with product MPDTHERLEGRLERAREKISILERMIEDNTRSLYLAKEEISAKSRFLESILRSMDSAVIVTDADARIVSAQGTTAGLTGTDVSELLGESLWTLISRTGEVVSDDDLVWSGEASLATADGSLPVLVATSALVDDEGQTTGAVCVATDISERRQLELELRHSQKLESVGQLAAGVAHEINTPIQYIGDSVHFLGDVIDDLLRVAEAHGALRTMISADAATNSAINSAIAAVDEAEEEADLEFIAVEGPAAVRRTLEGVERVSTIVKAMKQFSHPGSEQHAPEDLNEMIDTTLIVARNEYKYIADVDFVPAEIPQVVCKRGDLSQVLLNIVVNAAHAIADRVEGTPDRGTITIRCVEEGGGVCLTIADTGGGIPAAIRDRIFDPFFTTKEPGRGTGQGLAISRSVVVDGHNGKIGVDVEEGVGTTFRIWLPSEPPT from the coding sequence GGTCGCTGTATCTCGCGAAGGAGGAGATCAGCGCGAAGAGCCGCTTCCTCGAGAGCATCCTGCGGAGTATGGACTCGGCGGTCATCGTGACCGATGCCGACGCGCGGATCGTGTCGGCCCAGGGCACGACGGCCGGGCTCACGGGCACCGACGTCTCGGAACTGCTCGGCGAGTCGCTCTGGACCCTCATCAGCCGGACGGGCGAGGTGGTCTCCGATGACGACCTCGTCTGGTCCGGCGAGGCATCCCTGGCGACGGCCGACGGCAGCCTTCCGGTCCTCGTCGCGACGTCGGCCCTCGTCGACGACGAAGGGCAGACCACCGGCGCCGTCTGCGTCGCGACCGACATCAGCGAGCGGCGACAGCTCGAACTCGAACTCCGCCATTCCCAGAAGCTCGAGTCGGTCGGTCAGCTCGCCGCCGGCGTCGCCCACGAGATCAACACGCCGATCCAGTACATCGGTGACAGTGTCCACTTCCTGGGCGATGTCATCGACGACCTCCTGCGAGTCGCCGAGGCCCACGGTGCGCTCCGCACGATGATCAGCGCCGACGCCGCGACCAACAGTGCGATCAACAGTGCGATCGCAGCTGTCGACGAGGCCGAAGAGGAGGCCGACCTGGAGTTCATCGCCGTCGAGGGGCCCGCAGCCGTACGCCGCACCCTCGAGGGCGTCGAACGGGTGTCGACCATCGTCAAGGCGATGAAGCAGTTCTCCCATCCCGGCAGTGAGCAGCACGCTCCCGAGGATCTCAACGAGATGATCGACACGACGCTCATCGTCGCCCGCAACGAGTACAAGTACATCGCCGACGTCGACTTCGTACCGGCGGAGATCCCGCAGGTCGTGTGCAAGCGGGGTGACCTGTCGCAGGTGCTGCTGAACATCGTGGTGAACGCCGCACATGCCATCGCCGATCGGGTCGAGGGGACCCCGGACCGGGGAACCATCACGATCCGGTGTGTCGAGGAGGGCGGCGGTGTCTGTCTGACGATCGCCGACACTGGTGGCGGGATCCCCGCAGCCATCCGCGACCGGATCTTCGATCCCTTCTTCACGACCAAGGAACCCGGCAGGGGGACCGGCCAGGGACTGGCGATCTCGCGCTCTGTCGTCGTGGACGGCCACAACGGCAAGATCGGTGTGGATGTCGAGGAAGGGGTCGGCACCACCTTCCGCATCTGGTTGCCGTCGGAGCCGCCGACATGA
- a CDS encoding HDOD domain-containing protein: MTTIATHDTTGAPAGGAEPRPTVLFVDDEPGVLDGIRLALRQARKSYHFLWAGSVEEALEILDAHHVDVVVTDMRMPGANGADLLVTIRREHPHVVRFVLSGEAEPQLVMRSMLEAHRWLTKPCPREQLLAALADAVRYRSLHLDDQVAGVIAGADNVPSLPEHYLRIQTLLADPNVSFDAVAAAAETDPAITAKLLQLANSAFAGATPSTTVRDAVGRIGIVAVAQLALTVEVMRALDTDTDIRGFPPDALATYGSSVGHVASALARPEHATIAAVGGLLAHVGILLEASTTPGRLRAAYDHAEAEDIDLPTAERMLFGVRHTDLAGHLLSIWGLPSELVLAVAASSDLPDPDIDTPFTCTTAVQAAALIVQRRLGDSLGRPLVTRLDDTMTAALDRWEAGLVEARP; encoded by the coding sequence ATGACCACGATCGCGACCCACGACACGACCGGTGCCCCGGCCGGCGGCGCCGAGCCTCGCCCGACCGTGCTGTTCGTCGACGACGAACCCGGGGTGCTCGACGGCATTCGCCTCGCCCTGCGCCAGGCCCGCAAGAGCTATCACTTCCTCTGGGCGGGGAGTGTCGAGGAGGCCCTCGAGATCCTCGACGCACACCACGTCGACGTGGTCGTGACGGACATGCGTATGCCCGGAGCCAACGGCGCCGACCTGCTGGTCACGATTCGACGCGAACACCCCCATGTCGTGCGCTTCGTCCTCTCCGGCGAGGCCGAGCCCCAACTCGTCATGAGGTCGATGCTCGAGGCCCACCGCTGGTTGACGAAGCCATGCCCGCGGGAGCAGTTGCTCGCCGCCCTGGCCGACGCGGTCCGGTATCGCTCGCTCCACCTCGACGATCAGGTCGCCGGCGTCATCGCCGGAGCCGACAACGTGCCCAGCCTGCCCGAGCACTACCTGCGGATCCAGACCCTTCTGGCCGACCCCAACGTGTCGTTCGACGCGGTGGCGGCCGCTGCCGAAACCGATCCGGCGATCACCGCGAAGCTGCTCCAGCTCGCGAACTCGGCGTTCGCCGGCGCGACGCCGTCGACGACCGTGCGCGATGCCGTCGGCCGGATCGGCATCGTCGCCGTCGCCCAGCTCGCCCTGACCGTCGAGGTGATGCGCGCCCTCGACACCGACACCGACATCCGGGGATTCCCGCCCGATGCCCTCGCGACCTACGGCTCCTCGGTCGGACACGTCGCCTCGGCGTTGGCCCGTCCCGAGCACGCCACGATCGCCGCCGTCGGCGGTCTGCTCGCGCACGTCGGCATCCTGCTCGAAGCCTCGACCACGCCCGGTCGCCTCCGTGCGGCCTACGACCATGCCGAAGCCGAGGACATCGACCTGCCGACCGCCGAGCGGATGCTGTTCGGGGTTCGCCACACCGACCTGGCCGGACACCTGCTGTCCATCTGGGGCCTTCCGTCGGAACTCGTGCTCGCGGTGGCCGCATCCAGCGACCTTCCCGACCCCGACATCGACACGCCGTTCACCTGCACCACCGCGGTACAAGCCGCCGC